The Pelotomaculum isophthalicicum JI genomic interval TTGGCGGAAAAGCACTATGGCGAACATGTCGGCAAACCCTTTTTCGAGCCACTGGTGGACTTTATCACTTCCGGGCCGGTTGTGGCCATGGTAATTGAGGGAAAAAACGCTATCAGCGCCGCCAGAGAGATGATGGGGGCGACCGACCCTTTGAAAGCCGCGCCGGGTACGATCAGAAACAGCTTCGGGATTGATATGGGGAGGAACGTAATCCACGGATCAGACTCGCCTGCCAGCGCCGCCAGGGAAATCGGCCTGTTCTTCAAAGAAGAAGAATTAGTTGTATACAACCGGGATCTTGACCGGTGGATCTACGAATAATTCGCAAATACAAGCAGGGGAACAATCTATGCCGTATGACGCGACAATGATGGCTGATTGGCAAATTGCCGAAGAAGCGGAAAAATATATGCCTACACCCGAGCAATGGCGGGACAAGCTTTATTTGGAAAAAGATGAGGTAATACCTTATGGAAGAGTCTGTAAGCTTGATTTCCTGAAGATTATAGACCGTCTGAAAAACAGGCGGGACGGCAAGTATATTGAAGTAACCGCGATCACCCCTACCCCGCTGGGTGAGGGAAAGACAACTACAACCGTGGGGCTGCTGGAAGGTTTGGGCAAAAGGCGCAAGAATGTAGGCGGCTGTGTCAGGCAACCATCGGGCGGACCCACCATGAATATCAAAGGTACGGCCGCCGGTGGCGGCAATGCCCTGCTGATTCCCATGACTGAGTTTTCCATGGGGCTTACCGGTGACATAAACGACCTCATGAATGCCCATAACCTGGCCATGGTGGCCCTTAACGCCCGGATGCAGCATGAGGCGAACTATAGTGACGCGGAACTGTCAAGCCGGAATCTAAGGCGTTTGGACATAGATCCCAAACGGGTGGAAATGAGCTGGGTCATTGATTTTTGCGCTCAGGGCCTGCGTAATATTATTATGGGTATCGGCGGCAAGATGGATGGCTTTATGATGTCGTCCAAATTCAATATCGCCGGAAGTTCCGAAATAATGGCCATTCTCGCTATTGTCCGGGATTTGCGGGATTTGAGAGAAAGACTGGGCAATATCATTGTGGCTTATGACCGGCGGGGTAATGCGGTAACCACTACTGACCTGGAAGTTGCCGGCGCCATGTGCGCCTGGATGAGCAACAGCATTAACCCGACTTTAATGTCAACGGTGGAACACCAGCCTTGCATGGTGCATGCCGGTCCTTTTGCCAATATTGCCGTGGGGCAGTCTTCCATTATCGCCGATCGCATCGGCTTGAAGATGTTCGATTATCATGTGACCGAAAGTGGTTTTGGGGCGGACATCGGTTTCGAGAAATTCTGGAACGTGAAATGCAGGTTGAGCGGGCTTATTCCCAGCGTTTCTGTTGTTACGGCTACCATCAGGGCCTTGAAGATGCACGGCGGCGGACCCCAGGTTGTCCCGGGCCGGCCGCTGGCTGAAGAATACCGGAAAGAGAACCTGAGTCTTCTGGAGAAGGGTATTCCGAACCTGCTGCATCATATAGCCACTGTTAATAAAGCGGGAATCAAGCCGGTTGTCTGCATTAACGCCTTCGACACAGATACAAAAGAGGAGATAGACATGGTGCGCCGGTACGCGGAACAGGCCGGCGCCCGTTGCGCGCTTTCCAGACAATGGCTGGCAGGCGGGGAAGGCGCTCTTGAGTTGGCTGACGCGGTTATTGACGCTTGTAATGAAGAAGTTGACTTTAAATTTCTCTATCCGCAGGAAATGCCGCTGCGGCAGAGGGTTGAAATAATAGCCAGAGAAGTATATGGGGCTGAAGGTGTCGACTGGGCTGCTGAAGCTGAAATAAAAGCCAAATTGCTGGAAGCCGATCCCGCGTTAAATGATTACGCGACTATGATGGTAAAAACACATCTGAGCTTGACTCATGACCCGGAACTTAAGGGAGTGCCCAAAGGTTGGGTTCTGCCGGTACATGATATCTTGGTTTTTGCCGGTGCAAGATTTCTTTGTCCAGTTACCGGCTCAATCAGCCTGATGCCCGGCACCAGCTCTAATCCGGCGTTTAGAAGAATTGACGTGGATGTAAATACCGGTAAAGTGACAGGTCTTTTTTAGTTGCTTTTGAAAATTTAAGGTATCTATGGATATCTGCCTCAGATAACGCTGTCAAGAACCAAAGCTACCGACAAATATTGCGGGAGGCATGTAAAATGTATAATAAGATCCTGGTACCTTTCGATAATTCCGGTCAGGCGCTTTCAGCCGCGCAGCACGCTGTTAAACTTGCCATGGTTTCCAAGGCAAATATTACGCTCTTTCATGTCGTGCAAGATATCGCTAATTATACTGAAGAACAAATTATAGCACTCAGGACAAAAGCACAGGATATGCTTGAACAGTTGAAGGAAAGCCTTAGCGGGAATGATGTGAAAATTGATACTGCCGTGGCGCTTGGCAATCCTGCCAGAGAGATACTGAAAAAAGCAAAAATAGAGAGTTATGACGTAATTATCATGGGCAGCAGGGGCTTGGGGAAAATCCCCGGCTTGCTGATGGGCAGTGTCAGCAATAAAGTATGTTCCGGGGCTTCCTGTCCGGTTATTGTTATTCACGTGACACCAAAAAGCTAAGTACGAAGTTCTTCCCAGTCAAAAGCCTTGGACTTAAGATAATAATTTCACTATTGTCGACCCGCTCAAGATGCGGGTTAAAACCATTCCACTAATTCCTTCAGCGCTCTTTTCACAATTCCCCGTCAGTAATACATGAATTGTTGAGCTCATTTAGTATTATCCTTTCATGACATTACATTTGTGATTTTTTAACAGGTTTGTGACAGCAGTCATGTTGTGTTGATTTTCTAGTTTATCAGTCTTATACTATTAATTATTCATTCACAATCTTTTGATATGAACATGCGGTCTGGCTTTAAGAAAACGGGGGTAGTGGGATTGGCGATCAGGGTTTATGGCATTGAGGTTAATAATCAGAAGCAGGCAGTGCGAATCCTGGAATCAGTCGGCGCCGATCAAGCCGGCTGCAGGTGGATGGCCCCCAAAATGGTGCACCGGTTGGTGATGCTGGAAGGGGTGCGGCCGGAACAGGCTAATATCATTAAACAGGAAATGCTCGGCAAGGGTGGGGAAGCTGCTGTCGCCCGGGGTGTTGTCAGCTGTTCGGTGGATGAAACCAAAGTGCTTCTAATGGGTACATTGAAACAATATAGCGCCTTTATGGCCAAGCTTCGCCTGCAGCCTTACGGCCTGCCCGATCTGGCCGACCGGATCGGGCAGGTTATAACCGGTCAGGCGGGGAATCTGCCAGGTAGTCTGGATTGCCGCGGCATAACTGTCCGCTTGGGTGAGAAAACGCTGATCATGGGTATCCTGAATGTTACGCCAGATTCTTTTTCGGACGGGGGAAGCTATCTTGACAGCGGTGCGGCAGTTGCCCGGGCAAAACGAATGGTAGCGGACGGGGCTGACATCATTGATCTGGGCGGCGAGTCTACCCGGCCGGGACACATGCCGGTAGACGCGGAGGAAGAACTGGCGCGGGTGATCCCAGTACTAAAAGAATTGGTTAAAGAGTTGCCGGTGCCAATTTCAATCGATACTTCGAAGTCTGCCGTAGCCCGGCTGGCTTTAGAATCAGGCGCCCATATGCTAAACGACCAATGGGCTTTGCGTGCCGATCCGGCCATGGCCGGGCTGGCTGCGGAATACGGCGTGCCGGTAGTGCTTATGCACAATCAGGAAGGAACCGGATATAGCGATTTGACCGGCGATATGATTGCGTATTTTCAAGAAAGTATTAATTTTGCTCTGGAAGCAGGAATGGACAGGGAAAAAATCATTATTGATCCGGGCTTTGGGTTTGGCAAAACAGCCGAACAAAACCTGGAAGCGCTGCGGCGGCTTAGGGAACTGCGCTGTTTGGGACTCCCGGTATTGATTGGCACTTCCCGCAAGTCTACTATCGGCAAAGTGCTCGGTCTGCCCGTGGAACAGCGGGTAGAAGGCACTGCGGCGACTGTGGCGGTGGGTATTGTCAACGGCGCGGATATTGTCCGTGTGCATGACGTGAAGGAAATGGCACGGGTGGCCAGGATGACGGATGCTATTGTACGGGAGCAAGGAGCGTTTGCCGGTGGATAAAATCATCATGAAAGGCATGGAATTTTACGGTTACCACGGGTTATACCCTCAAGAGCAGACCCTGGGGCAGAGGTTTATTGTCGATGTGGAGCTTTTTTTAGACCTCAGTCAAGCAGGCCGTGCTGACGAACCGGAACATACGGTGGACTATGCCGGTGTTTCGGAATTTGTCAGGGCAATCGTGGAAGGCCGTCCCCGCAAGTTGATCGAGTCAGTGGCGGAAAGCGTTGCGTCAGGTATACTTGTAAATTTTCCGGTGCGGGAAGTGCTGGTCCGGGTAAAAAAACCCCAGGCGCCTCTGTCCCTCAAATTCGCCTGGATGGCAGTGGAGATTAGGCGAAAAAATGAATAACCCCGCGCTTGTTGTTGCCTATGTGGGCCTAGGGAGTAATATGGGGGATAAATCAGCAAATATCAGTAAAGCATTAGTTTTATTGGATGCCGCGCCTGGTGTGCGGGTTGTCCGGGCAGCGCCCCGCTATCGAACCGCTCCTATCGGCTATACCGGACAGGACTGGTTTATCAACACCGTAGCGGAAGTCGAAACAAGTTTGCAGCCGCTGGATTTGCTTAAATTAATGCTTAACTTGGAAAACAGTCTTGGACGGGTGCGCGGCAGACGCTGGGGGCCGCGCACGATAGATCTTGATTTGCTTATTTACGGCAGAGAGATAATTAATACGCCGGAATTGGTGATTCCGCACCCGCGTATGCACGAGCGTGCTTTTGTCATGGTGCCCCTGGCCGACCTGGCGCCTGAATTGGAACTGCCGGGGTGGGGAAATACAGCGGAATTAGCTTTGTCGCTGGCAAAGGTCCAGTTAATCGAGCCAATGGAAAATAATATATAAGTAGTCGCAAATTACTAAATATTTTGTTAAAAATAGATTGCCTGTTTGCTAAGGCTGTGTTAAAATGGTAGCGGATAAGGGTGTCATCCATTTTGGAGACATACCTGGCGCAGTTAACGTATTATAAACAATTTATGATCAAATATCTTGCTAATAAATGACAACTTATCGCTTGGAGCCGGATGGACCGAGACGGGAGGTTGAGTTTTTACGAAGTCTTTCGGGGTCCCCGGAAGGCTTTTATTATTTTAAGGTCGCCTAAGGGGATGATACCCTTTACTAAACCGTCGATAGCAGTGGTGGGAGCGGGTAAAGTAGGGTCTGCGCTGGCGTTGCTCTTGAGCCGGCGGGGTTATATAGTGACGGGAGTAGCCGATCAGAGCATCTCATCGGCCAAGCGTCTGGCTGGAGAGTTAAAGGTGCCTGCCACCGGCAACCCGGAGGAAATTACCGGCAGCGCGGATATAGTTTTTATTGCGACTCCCGACCGCGTAATAACCCGGGTTGCTGAGGAAATAAGCGAGAAGAGAGGGTTTGTCGCCGGACAGGCTGTGTTTCACACCAGTGGGGCTCATCCAGCGGAAGCGGTGGGGGCAGCCCGGCGTTCAGGAGCGTTGGCCGCGTCACTGCACCCGCTCCAGTCCTTCGCCGATGTGAAAATGGCCATGGAAAACCTGGAAGGCTCATATTTTGCGCTGGAAGGGGACGCGGGCGCGCTGCCCGTGGCTGAACAAATCGTCAGAGACCTTGGGGGCAGGAGTTTTACCATAGCTGCTAAAGATAAGCCGTTGTATCACGCCGCGGCGTGTATCGCGTCCAACTATCTTGTTTCTTTGATGCACTTGGCCACAGGATTATTCAGTAGTTTCGGACTATCCCGGAAGGAGGCTTTTCAAGCGTTATTTCCCTTGGTTCAAGGGACGATAAGTAATATTGCCCGGGTGGGTCCTGCCCCGGCGTTGACCGGTCCCATCGCGCGGGGTGACGGTACGACTGTGGAGGGTCACCTGGCGGCGTTTGGAGAAGTGGGGAGGCAGGAGACGGATCTCTACCGCGTATTCGGTCTTTATACTATAAAAGTGGCGTTAGAAAAAGGAAGCATTGATTCGGACCAGGAGGAAAGGCTGAAAGAGATCTTCGAGGAGGCATATATAAAATGAAACAAGAAAAGATCACCACCGCGACCATTAAACAAAAGAAGGCTGAGGGCAGGCCGATCACCATGCTTACCGCCTATGACTTCCCCATGGCGAAAATTGTGGACGAAGCCGGGATCGATATGATTCTGGTAGGCGACTCGCTGGGCAACGTGGTTCTGGGTTATGACTCCACGATACCGGTAACCATGGATGAAATGGTCCATCATGTCAAGGCGGTGCGCCGCGGCGCAAGCAGGGCAATGATCGTGGCGGACATGCCTTTTCTTTCATATCAGGCTTCCGAGAAGGAGGCGGTTCGGAACGCCGGACGTTTTTTGAAAGAAGCGGGGGCGCAAGCGGTCAAACTGGAAGGCGGCGCGGAAGTTGCCGGGGTGGTCAGGAAAATCGTTAACGCAGGCATTCCGGTGGTGGGTCACTTGGGACTGACGCCGCAATCCATACACCAGTTGGGCGGCTTTAAGGTACAGGGGAAGGATGTACAGGTGGCTAAAAAAATGATTGCCGATGCCAAAGCCCTAGAAGAAGCGGGTGTCTTCTCAATTGTGCTGGAGTGTGTGCCTACTCCCCTGGCAAAATTAATTACCGAATCAATTGGCGTGGCTACCATCGGGATAGGCGCCGGCCCGCACTGTGACGGGCAAGTGCTGGTGATTCACGATATCCTGGGCCTTTACCCGCGCTTTACGCCGAAATTTGTCAAGCAGTACGCCGACCTGCATGATCAGATGGCCACTGCCGTCAAGCAATATAAAGAAGAAGTGGAAGCTCGCGACTTCCCGGCTCCCGAGCACTGTTTCGGCATGTCGGAGGAAGTGCTGGAGAAGCTGTATTAAGCAAAAATAGTGGTGGGTGGTAGGTGGTTGGGGATAGAAGGAATTCGCCGGAGGCGAATTCCAACAACTAACCTAACGACCAACAACCAACGACCAACGACCAATTGGAGGTTGGACATGTATATTTGCCACACCGTTGCTGAGATACGCAAGTTTGTCCGCGAAGCCAGGACCAGAGGCCAAACTGTCGGCTTCGTGCCGACCATGGGCTATCTGCACGAAGGACATTTGGAACTGATGCGCCAGGCTAAAGAACGCTGTGACGTTGTTGTGATCAGCATTTTTGTCAACCCGACTCAATTTGGCCCTCAAGAAGATTTTGCCAGATACCCCAGAGATCTGGAGCGGGATGTCCAAATGGCCGGAGAAGTCGGAGTGGACGCTGTATTTAATCCTTCTGTCGAGGAGATTTACCCGGCGGGCTACTGCACTTATGTTGAAGTAGAACGGATCACAGAAAGGCTTTGCGGGCTTTCCCGGCCCGGCCACTTTCGCGGAGTGACTACGGTGGTAGCCAAGCTTTTTAATATTGTTGCTCCCGACCAGGCCTTTTTCGGGCAAAAAGACGCCCAGCAGGTACTGGTGATTAAGAGAATGGCTGCCGACCTGAATATGGATCTGGAGGTAGTGACGGTGCCGACTGTACGTGAAGCGGACGGCCTGGCAATGAGTTCCCGTAATGTATATTTGGACGCGGTCCAGCGGCAGGCCGCCCTGGTCCTGTCCAGGAGTTTGCAAGCCGCGGCGGAAGCGGTGGCGGCAGGCCAGCGGGACGTGTCAACCATTCGCCAACTGGTTGTTGACATGATCAAAGCGGAGCCGCTGGCAGAGATTGATTATGTTGAAATATACAGCCACCCGGACCTGGAGCCTGTCGTCACGTTAAACGGGCCCGCTCTCCTGGCGCTGGCTGTGAAAATCGGGCGGACACGGCTGATTGACAACATTATTTTGGGGGTACGGGATCATGTTTCTAACAATGTTTAAGTCAAAAATTCACCGGGCTACAGTTACAGATGCCAACCTGAACTACATGGGCAGTATCACTATTGACGAAGACCTGATGGAAGCGGCTGACATCCTGGTTAATGAAAAAGTGCAAATTGTTAATAATAATAACGGCGCCCGGTTTGAAACATATGTGATCAAAGGTGCCCGCGGGTCAGGGGTGATCTGCCTGAACGGCGCGGCGGCCCGGTTGGTGCAGCCGGGCGATACTGTCATCATCATTTCATATGTCATGTTAGACCGTGCCGAAGCGAAAGTTTTTAAACCTGTCATCGTCAATGTTGATGGAAAAAATAAGGTTGTCGGGGTAAGACACGGAGAGGCCGCCGGTGAAATCGGCTGATTTAATACTTATTTAACCTCCTGACCGAAGGAGCGGGAGGGATGTTGATGATTAAAGCGTTGTTAAAACAATGGAGGTTTTGCAGCGTTTTTTTGTAATTTTTGT includes:
- the ndk gene encoding nucleoside-diphosphate kinase; the encoded protein is MERTYLMVKPDGVQRNLAGEIISRFEKRGFKIIGLKMFKITRDLAEKHYGEHVGKPFFEPLVDFITSGPVVAMVIEGKNAISAAREMMGATDPLKAAPGTIRNSFGIDMGRNVIHGSDSPASAAREIGLFFKEEELVVYNRDLDRWIYE
- a CDS encoding formate--tetrahydrofolate ligase; translated protein: MPYDATMMADWQIAEEAEKYMPTPEQWRDKLYLEKDEVIPYGRVCKLDFLKIIDRLKNRRDGKYIEVTAITPTPLGEGKTTTTVGLLEGLGKRRKNVGGCVRQPSGGPTMNIKGTAAGGGNALLIPMTEFSMGLTGDINDLMNAHNLAMVALNARMQHEANYSDAELSSRNLRRLDIDPKRVEMSWVIDFCAQGLRNIIMGIGGKMDGFMMSSKFNIAGSSEIMAILAIVRDLRDLRERLGNIIVAYDRRGNAVTTTDLEVAGAMCAWMSNSINPTLMSTVEHQPCMVHAGPFANIAVGQSSIIADRIGLKMFDYHVTESGFGADIGFEKFWNVKCRLSGLIPSVSVVTATIRALKMHGGGPQVVPGRPLAEEYRKENLSLLEKGIPNLLHHIATVNKAGIKPVVCINAFDTDTKEEIDMVRRYAEQAGARCALSRQWLAGGEGALELADAVIDACNEEVDFKFLYPQEMPLRQRVEIIAREVYGAEGVDWAAEAEIKAKLLEADPALNDYATMMVKTHLSLTHDPELKGVPKGWVLPVHDILVFAGARFLCPVTGSISLMPGTSSNPAFRRIDVDVNTGKVTGLF
- a CDS encoding universal stress protein, which gives rise to MYNKILVPFDNSGQALSAAQHAVKLAMVSKANITLFHVVQDIANYTEEQIIALRTKAQDMLEQLKESLSGNDVKIDTAVALGNPAREILKKAKIESYDVIIMGSRGLGKIPGLLMGSVSNKVCSGASCPVIVIHVTPKS
- the folP gene encoding dihydropteroate synthase, which translates into the protein MAIRVYGIEVNNQKQAVRILESVGADQAGCRWMAPKMVHRLVMLEGVRPEQANIIKQEMLGKGGEAAVARGVVSCSVDETKVLLMGTLKQYSAFMAKLRLQPYGLPDLADRIGQVITGQAGNLPGSLDCRGITVRLGEKTLIMGILNVTPDSFSDGGSYLDSGAAVARAKRMVADGADIIDLGGESTRPGHMPVDAEEELARVIPVLKELVKELPVPISIDTSKSAVARLALESGAHMLNDQWALRADPAMAGLAAEYGVPVVLMHNQEGTGYSDLTGDMIAYFQESINFALEAGMDREKIIIDPGFGFGKTAEQNLEALRRLRELRCLGLPVLIGTSRKSTIGKVLGLPVEQRVEGTAATVAVGIVNGADIVRVHDVKEMARVARMTDAIVREQGAFAGG
- the folB gene encoding dihydroneopterin aldolase, whose amino-acid sequence is MDKIIMKGMEFYGYHGLYPQEQTLGQRFIVDVELFLDLSQAGRADEPEHTVDYAGVSEFVRAIVEGRPRKLIESVAESVASGILVNFPVREVLVRVKKPQAPLSLKFAWMAVEIRRKNE
- the folK gene encoding 2-amino-4-hydroxy-6-hydroxymethyldihydropteridine diphosphokinase, giving the protein MNNPALVVAYVGLGSNMGDKSANISKALVLLDAAPGVRVVRAAPRYRTAPIGYTGQDWFINTVAEVETSLQPLDLLKLMLNLENSLGRVRGRRWGPRTIDLDLLIYGREIINTPELVIPHPRMHERAFVMVPLADLAPELELPGWGNTAELALSLAKVQLIEPMENNI
- a CDS encoding Rossmann-like and DUF2520 domain-containing protein, encoding MSFYEVFRGPRKAFIILRSPKGMIPFTKPSIAVVGAGKVGSALALLLSRRGYIVTGVADQSISSAKRLAGELKVPATGNPEEITGSADIVFIATPDRVITRVAEEISEKRGFVAGQAVFHTSGAHPAEAVGAARRSGALAASLHPLQSFADVKMAMENLEGSYFALEGDAGALPVAEQIVRDLGGRSFTIAAKDKPLYHAAACIASNYLVSLMHLATGLFSSFGLSRKEAFQALFPLVQGTISNIARVGPAPALTGPIARGDGTTVEGHLAAFGEVGRQETDLYRVFGLYTIKVALEKGSIDSDQEERLKEIFEEAYIK
- the panB gene encoding 3-methyl-2-oxobutanoate hydroxymethyltransferase, with the translated sequence MKQEKITTATIKQKKAEGRPITMLTAYDFPMAKIVDEAGIDMILVGDSLGNVVLGYDSTIPVTMDEMVHHVKAVRRGASRAMIVADMPFLSYQASEKEAVRNAGRFLKEAGAQAVKLEGGAEVAGVVRKIVNAGIPVVGHLGLTPQSIHQLGGFKVQGKDVQVAKKMIADAKALEEAGVFSIVLECVPTPLAKLITESIGVATIGIGAGPHCDGQVLVIHDILGLYPRFTPKFVKQYADLHDQMATAVKQYKEEVEARDFPAPEHCFGMSEEVLEKLY
- the panC gene encoding pantoate--beta-alanine ligase; protein product: MYICHTVAEIRKFVREARTRGQTVGFVPTMGYLHEGHLELMRQAKERCDVVVISIFVNPTQFGPQEDFARYPRDLERDVQMAGEVGVDAVFNPSVEEIYPAGYCTYVEVERITERLCGLSRPGHFRGVTTVVAKLFNIVAPDQAFFGQKDAQQVLVIKRMAADLNMDLEVVTVPTVREADGLAMSSRNVYLDAVQRQAALVLSRSLQAAAEAVAAGQRDVSTIRQLVVDMIKAEPLAEIDYVEIYSHPDLEPVVTLNGPALLALAVKIGRTRLIDNIILGVRDHVSNNV
- the panD gene encoding aspartate 1-decarboxylase, producing the protein MFLTMFKSKIHRATVTDANLNYMGSITIDEDLMEAADILVNEKVQIVNNNNGARFETYVIKGARGSGVICLNGAAARLVQPGDTVIIISYVMLDRAEAKVFKPVIVNVDGKNKVVGVRHGEAAGEIG